A stretch of the Bacteroidota bacterium genome encodes the following:
- a CDS encoding type II toxin-antitoxin system RelE/ParE family toxin, which produces MYTLEFKSSVEKDFRKIPKTQQVKIWKEIQKLKDDPRPKNSRKLAGTESDYRIRIGDYRVVYQIVDDSKLVVIFTAAHRKDIYR; this is translated from the coding sequence ATGTATACACTGGAATTCAAAAGCTCAGTTGAAAAGGATTTTAGAAAAATTCCAAAAACACAACAGGTGAAAATTTGGAAAGAGATCCAAAAACTGAAAGATGATCCAAGACCAAAAAACTCCCGAAAATTAGCCGGTACGGAATCGGATTATCGTATCCGTATTGGAGATTACAGGGTGGTTTATCAAATAGTTGATGATTCAAAACTTGTCGTTATTTTTACTGCAGCACACAGAAAAGACATTTACAGATAA